The genomic window GATCTTGAGCCCCGCCTTCTCCAACGCCTTCCTCGTGGCCGGGATCGGGCCGGTCCCCATGATGGACGGATCCACGCCGTGGGAGGCGTACGATACGATCTTGGCCATCGGGGTGATGTTGAGCTCCTTTGCCTTTTCCGCGCTCATGACGATGAGGGCGGCCGCCCCGTCGTTTATTCCGGAGGCGTTTCCGGCCGTTACCGTGCCGTCCTTTTTGAAGGCGGGCTTTAGTTTCTGAAGTCCATCCATTGTCGAGCCAAGGCGGGGGTGTTCATCGGTGTCGAAGATTTTCGGATCGCCCTTCTTCTGGGGGATCTCCACCGGCACGATCTCGTCCTTGAACTTGCCCTCCTTTATCGCCCTTTCAGCCCTAAGCTGGCTTTCGAGGCCGAACTCGTCCTGCTCCTCTCTCGTCAGCTTCCACTGCTCCGCAATGTTCTCCGCGGTTATCCCCATGTGATAGCCGTTGAATATCTCCCAGAGCCCGTCGTGTATCATGATGTCCACAATGTCGCCGTCGCCCATGCGGTAGCCCCAGCGGGCGTTTCTCAGGGCGAAGGGGGCGTCGGTCATGTTTTCCGTTCCTCCCGCAAGGACGATCTCGGCGTCTCCCGCCTTGATTACCTGTGCGGCGAGGGATACCGAGCGAAGCCCCGAGGCGCAGACCTTGTTTATTGTCATGGCCGGGACCTCCTTCGGGATACCGCTTCCCATCGCGACCTGTCTGGCGACGTTCTGTCCCTGGCCGGCCTGCAGGACGCAGCCGAAGATCACCTCGTCGATATCGGCGGGACTTATCCCCGCCCTTTTAATAGCCTCTTTTACGACTATGATCCCGATCTTTATCGCTCCCTGATCTTTGAGGCCGCCCCCGAAAGATCCCACTGGGGTTCGGACGGCCGAGACTATTACAATATCTCTCATAAAAGACCTCCCTTTTTCAATTCAGCTCCTTGATTAAACAATTTTGTTCACTCTATACTATATCGAAATATTTTTTTGATTAAATATCAAGGTAATTTGATTAAGTCAAACTAAAAAACTATTTGCCGATATGATCCCATACTCCCCAATATTAAAATGAGGGGGAGATACACCCCCCCCTCATCTCCTCTTTTGATATGTAAGGACGATCTTCATCCCCCTTCCACGACCTTGAGCCCACTCCCGCCGTTACTATTGACCGACGGCCCCCTTACAAATTAAAACCCGTTTGCCCGTTTGATATGTTGACCGGTTGACCGAAGCAGGGTGGCCGACTATCAGAGCCCCAGGTGCCTCGATATAACTATCCTCTGAACCTCGCTTGTCCCCTCGCCGATCTCAAGGAGCTTCTGGTCACGGAAGAACCTCTCGACCGGATACTCCTTCATCA from Candidatus Zymogenus saltonus includes these protein-coding regions:
- a CDS encoding acetyl-CoA C-acetyltransferase, with the translated sequence MRDIVIVSAVRTPVGSFGGGLKDQGAIKIGIIVVKEAIKRAGISPADIDEVIFGCVLQAGQGQNVARQVAMGSGIPKEVPAMTINKVCASGLRSVSLAAQVIKAGDAEIVLAGGTENMTDAPFALRNARWGYRMGDGDIVDIMIHDGLWEIFNGYHMGITAENIAEQWKLTREEQDEFGLESQLRAERAIKEGKFKDEIVPVEIPQKKGDPKIFDTDEHPRLGSTMDGLQKLKPAFKKDGTVTAGNASGINDGAAALIVMSAEKAKELNITPMAKIVSYASHGVDPSIMGTGPIPATRKALEKAGLKIEDMDLIEANEAFASQSLAVIKDLGMEGMKDIINVKGGAIALGHPIGASGARILTTLLYAMKERNAKRGLATLCIGGGQGAAIIVEM